A genomic segment from Vibrio panuliri encodes:
- a CDS encoding tripartite tricarboxylate transporter substrate binding protein has product MNKLLKSLLIAAGILVSATAIAADYPSKNIRLVVPFGAGGGTDAVGRALANSAKDVLGQNIAIMNRTGGAGAVGMSFGAQQRPDGYTLTVVTREIASLPQMGLMRNDADDFRMIRMVNLDPAVVLVHKDSPFNTINDLIAEAKDGDGKLKFASTAAPNFYLMALEKSQDIKLNAIPYNGASEAIPAVLGHHTDVTMVTPGEAIAQLRSGQLKALGVMSEERIAFIPEVPTLKEQGIDVVTGTWRGIAAPKDTPDAVIETLGKAFDEAMANPEFVQFMEKGAMTIHNLNAQEFTQFVQEDTKALGSLIQ; this is encoded by the coding sequence ATGAATAAACTTCTAAAGTCCCTACTTATCGCAGCAGGTATCTTAGTATCTGCCACCGCTATCGCTGCTGATTACCCAAGCAAAAACATTCGATTGGTCGTTCCTTTCGGAGCTGGTGGTGGCACAGACGCCGTTGGCCGTGCGCTCGCAAACTCAGCAAAGGATGTACTTGGCCAAAACATTGCCATCATGAACCGTACAGGCGGCGCTGGCGCTGTGGGTATGAGCTTTGGTGCCCAGCAACGTCCTGACGGCTATACATTGACTGTCGTCACTCGTGAAATTGCTTCTCTTCCTCAGATGGGGCTGATGCGAAACGATGCTGATGATTTTCGTATGATCCGCATGGTCAACCTCGACCCCGCCGTCGTTCTGGTCCACAAAGATAGCCCGTTTAACACCATTAATGACCTCATTGCTGAAGCGAAAGATGGTGACGGGAAACTGAAGTTTGCCTCAACAGCGGCACCTAACTTCTACCTAATGGCGCTGGAGAAGAGCCAAGACATCAAACTGAATGCTATCCCGTACAACGGTGCGTCAGAAGCAATTCCTGCGGTATTAGGTCACCATACTGACGTGACAATGGTAACGCCAGGTGAAGCGATTGCACAACTTCGCTCCGGTCAGTTAAAAGCACTGGGTGTGATGTCTGAAGAGCGCATTGCCTTTATCCCTGAAGTACCGACATTGAAAGAACAAGGAATTGATGTGGTAACAGGTACATGGCGAGGAATTGCAGCACCGAAAGACACGCCAGATGCCGTTATCGAAACGCTAGGTAAAGCATTCGACGAAGCGATGGCAAACCCTGAGTTTGTTCAGTTCATGGAAAAAGGTGCGATGACTATTCACAACCTTAATGCTCAAGAGTTCACTCAGTTTGTTCAAGAAGATACCAAAGCACTTGGCTCTCTAATCCAGTAA
- a CDS encoding heparinase II/III domain-containing protein, with the protein MSYQPLLLNFEEAAELSKALGTDSLLGKALARDIKQTDAYMAQVGIEVPGHGEGGGYEHNRHKQNYIHIDLAGRLFLITGEQKYRDYIVDMLTAYAKVYPTLESNTSRDSNPPGKIFHQTLNENMWMLYASCAYSCIYHTLEEEQKTLIENDLFKQMIELFVVTYGHDFDIVHNHGLWAVAAVGICGYAINDQEAVDKALYGLKLDKVSGGFLAQLDQLFSPDGYYMEGPYYHRFSLRPIYLFAEAIERRQPELKIYEFNDSVIKTTSYAVFKTAFPDGTLPALNDSSKTISINDEGVIMATSVCFHRYEQSETLLGMANHQQDVWVHVSGKTLSDAVSAADNIKPFNWGSLFVTDGPKGEKGGVSILRHRDEQNDDTMALIWFGQHGSDHQYHSALDHGHYDGLHLSVFNRGHEVLHDYGFGRWVNVEPKFGGRYIPENKSYCKQTVAHNTVTVDQKTQNNFDTALAETKFGSKHFFKADDEKLQGMSGRISGYYDGVDMQRSIILAELPEFEKPLVIDVYRIEADQEHQYDLPVHYSGQIIRTDFDYKVESTLRPLGADNGYQHLWNVGSGKVEGSSLVSWLHDSSYYSLVTSATKDSEVYFARTGANDPDFNLKSEPALILRQSGQNHVFASVLETHGYFNESIEASVGARGLVESVSVVGNNEVGTVVRLQTTTGNTYHFAICNLDEDKQNATHSVEFDGVTFTWEGAFAQI; encoded by the coding sequence ATGAGCTATCAACCACTTTTACTGAACTTTGAAGAAGCGGCAGAATTAAGCAAAGCACTTGGCACGGATAGCCTATTAGGAAAAGCATTAGCACGAGACATCAAACAAACTGACGCGTACATGGCGCAAGTTGGTATTGAAGTCCCAGGCCACGGCGAAGGTGGTGGTTACGAACATAACCGCCACAAACAGAACTACATTCACATCGATCTAGCGGGTCGCCTGTTCCTTATTACTGGTGAACAAAAATACCGCGATTACATTGTGGATATGCTAACAGCCTACGCGAAGGTTTACCCAACGCTAGAAAGCAACACTAGTCGCGACTCTAACCCTCCAGGTAAGATCTTCCACCAAACTCTTAACGAGAACATGTGGATGCTATACGCTTCTTGTGCCTACAGCTGCATCTACCACACGCTGGAAGAAGAGCAAAAAACACTGATCGAAAACGACCTGTTCAAACAGATGATTGAACTGTTCGTAGTCACTTACGGCCACGACTTCGATATCGTTCATAACCATGGTTTGTGGGCAGTCGCGGCAGTGGGTATCTGTGGTTACGCAATCAACGATCAAGAAGCGGTAGACAAAGCACTGTACGGTCTGAAACTAGATAAAGTCAGTGGCGGTTTCCTAGCTCAGCTAGACCAACTGTTCTCGCCAGATGGCTACTACATGGAAGGTCCTTACTACCACCGTTTCTCGCTACGTCCAATCTACCTGTTCGCAGAAGCGATTGAACGTCGCCAACCAGAACTTAAGATCTACGAGTTCAACGACTCAGTCATCAAAACCACATCTTACGCTGTATTTAAGACTGCATTCCCAGACGGTACACTGCCTGCGCTAAACGATTCGTCTAAGACGATTTCAATCAACGATGAAGGCGTAATCATGGCAACATCGGTATGTTTCCACCGTTACGAGCAATCTGAAACACTGCTAGGCATGGCTAACCACCAGCAAGATGTGTGGGTTCATGTTTCAGGTAAAACACTATCTGACGCAGTAAGCGCAGCAGACAATATCAAACCGTTCAACTGGGGTAGTCTGTTCGTAACTGATGGCCCTAAAGGTGAAAAAGGCGGCGTAAGCATCTTACGTCACCGTGACGAGCAAAACGACGACACTATGGCACTGATTTGGTTTGGTCAACACGGCTCAGATCACCAGTACCACTCAGCACTGGATCACGGTCACTACGACGGTCTACACCTAAGCGTGTTCAACCGCGGCCACGAAGTGCTACACGACTACGGTTTCGGTCGCTGGGTAAACGTTGAGCCTAAATTTGGCGGTCGTTACATCCCAGAGAACAAGTCTTACTGTAAGCAGACTGTTGCGCACAACACAGTAACAGTTGATCAAAAGACACAAAATAACTTCGACACTGCTCTAGCAGAAACCAAGTTTGGTTCTAAGCACTTCTTCAAAGCTGATGACGAAAAACTGCAAGGCATGAGTGGTCGTATTTCTGGTTACTACGATGGCGTAGATATGCAGCGCAGCATCATTCTAGCTGAGCTACCAGAATTCGAAAAACCGCTTGTGATTGATGTTTACCGCATCGAAGCAGACCAAGAGCACCAATATGACTTGCCAGTCCACTACTCTGGTCAAATCATTCGTACTGACTTCGACTACAAAGTTGAAAGCACGCTCCGTCCTCTTGGCGCAGACAACGGTTACCAACACCTATGGAATGTAGGTTCAGGCAAAGTTGAAGGCAGTTCTCTAGTGAGTTGGCTACACGACAGCAGCTACTACTCACTAGTGACGAGCGCAACCAAAGACAGCGAAGTTTACTTTGCTCGCACTGGCGCAAACGATCCAGACTTCAACCTCAAGAGTGAGCCTGCGCTGATCTTGCGTCAGTCTGGTCAGAACCATGTATTTGCATCTGTTCTTGAAACACACGGCTACTTCAACGAGTCAATCGAGGCATCTGTTGGTGCTCGCGGTCTAGTTGAGTCTGTATCGGTAGTGGGTAATAACGAAGTAGGTACAGTCGTACGTCTACAAACGACGACAGGCAACACTTACCACTTTGCTATCTGTAACCTAGACGAAGATAAGCAAAACGCGACTCACAGCGTAGAGTTCGACGGTGTGACTTTCACTTGGGAAGGCGCATTCGCACAAATTTAA
- a CDS encoding MATE family efflux transporter → MSIRPYIRKNFSLAWPLALNALLMQSMLMIDVYLVSPLGEVSLAAMGIASTIVSFVLGIQMAFANGSQLVLSRAVGSGNSTSVNRGFWAGLFINGAVAVLFWCLLSVFGESIIAWLTSDSVLSAETQKYLSIAKYIIVFNAITQVAIALFNARAKTRVPFKGYLIELPVNAIASYILIHGIAEFSGLGVQGAAVGSLIAIVVRMIYLLLCMHYDQALNLSLRTLDSSLKRNIINHFKEIFPVAVNMTMLQAGATVYMLMYSQLSINAYVAITIVMPWIRAGTQFITAWALSSAITISQAIGARSLSDLRKNVDVSIDVSVAISFVSALFFLVLSLMLPSFYPDLDASTYLALSAIAPLYIALPIVRGYNTVHGHILRAIGKTTEVFKVNFTGQWLVAIPLCAVIIFYFDGPIFWAFAAMPIEELVKTLPFRYIARKSLKEFDMKKAETLMYD, encoded by the coding sequence ATGTCTATCCGACCTTATATTCGTAAGAACTTTTCATTGGCATGGCCTTTGGCGCTCAATGCACTTTTGATGCAATCGATGCTGATGATAGATGTGTATCTTGTTTCCCCGTTAGGTGAAGTATCTCTTGCTGCGATGGGGATTGCTTCAACGATCGTCTCGTTTGTACTCGGTATTCAAATGGCTTTTGCCAATGGTTCCCAATTGGTACTCAGTCGTGCAGTGGGGTCGGGAAACTCAACCTCTGTTAATCGCGGCTTTTGGGCTGGGCTGTTTATCAATGGTGCCGTTGCAGTGTTATTTTGGTGTTTATTGAGCGTGTTCGGCGAGTCAATAATTGCCTGGCTTACCAGTGATTCTGTATTGTCAGCAGAGACACAAAAATATCTCTCGATTGCCAAGTACATCATTGTATTTAATGCGATTACACAAGTAGCGATTGCTCTATTTAATGCCCGAGCGAAAACCAGAGTGCCATTTAAGGGGTACTTGATTGAACTGCCGGTCAATGCAATCGCTTCGTATATCTTAATTCACGGGATAGCAGAGTTCTCAGGGCTAGGGGTACAAGGGGCGGCTGTAGGCAGCTTAATTGCCATCGTTGTTAGAATGATCTATCTGCTATTGTGTATGCACTATGATCAAGCGCTAAACTTGTCGTTACGTACTTTGGACTCATCGCTTAAGCGCAACATCATTAACCATTTCAAAGAGATATTCCCAGTAGCGGTCAATATGACTATGCTACAAGCAGGGGCGACAGTATATATGTTGATGTACTCACAGCTCTCAATTAACGCCTATGTTGCCATTACTATTGTTATGCCGTGGATTCGTGCGGGGACACAATTTATCACGGCTTGGGCGTTATCCTCCGCGATTACCATTAGCCAAGCGATTGGCGCAAGAAGCCTAAGTGATTTGCGTAAGAATGTTGATGTGAGTATTGATGTCTCCGTTGCGATCTCTTTTGTTTCCGCGTTGTTCTTTTTAGTCCTGAGCTTAATGTTGCCGTCATTTTACCCAGATCTCGATGCGTCAACGTATCTCGCCCTGTCTGCAATTGCGCCTCTTTACATTGCGTTACCTATTGTGCGTGGTTACAACACGGTTCACGGGCATATCTTACGTGCGATAGGAAAAACCACAGAGGTGTTTAAGGTGAACTTTACAGGCCAATGGTTGGTGGCTATTCCCCTTTGTGCTGTGATTATATTTTACTTTGATGGCCCGATTTTTTGGGCATTTGCTGCAATGCCGATTGAAGAACTAGTAAAAACCTTGCCATTTAGGTACATCGCAAGAAAATCACTAAAAGAGTTTGATATGAAAAAAGCGGAAACATTGATGTATGACTAG
- a CDS encoding SDR family NAD(P)-dependent oxidoreductase, which produces MFNDLKGKRVLITGSTAGMGLAAARVFAKYGAKIGINSHISGPEADAAVTELTALGGEVKFFQANLMETAECEKLVNEFTQHFGGMDVLINNAGGLGGRENLENIDDEFYNRVMDLNARSALMTTKFSIPHLRASAAASGETACVISTGSIAAREGGGVGAGIYAASKAWLHDIHRNWVKEFTKDNIRFNIVSPGTIDTAFHDGKTDELKAAIANSIPMGRFGRIEEVAPTFAFFASHACSGYITGQVLDVNGGQMAP; this is translated from the coding sequence ATGTTTAACGATCTTAAAGGTAAACGCGTTCTAATTACTGGCTCTACAGCAGGTATGGGTCTTGCAGCCGCGCGTGTATTTGCTAAATATGGCGCAAAAATTGGTATTAACAGCCACATCTCTGGTCCAGAGGCTGATGCTGCAGTCACTGAGCTTACAGCACTTGGTGGTGAGGTGAAGTTCTTTCAAGCCAACCTAATGGAAACGGCTGAGTGTGAGAAGCTAGTCAACGAGTTTACACAACACTTCGGTGGCATGGACGTACTAATCAATAACGCCGGTGGTCTTGGTGGTCGTGAAAACTTAGAGAACATCGACGACGAGTTTTATAACCGTGTTATGGATCTGAATGCTCGTTCTGCACTAATGACAACCAAGTTCTCTATTCCTCACCTACGCGCTTCAGCGGCGGCATCTGGCGAAACGGCTTGTGTGATCAGCACAGGTTCAATTGCTGCTCGCGAAGGCGGTGGTGTTGGCGCAGGTATCTACGCGGCATCTAAAGCATGGTTGCACGATATTCATCGCAACTGGGTGAAAGAGTTCACTAAAGACAACATCCGTTTCAACATTGTTTCTCCGGGTACAATTGATACTGCGTTCCATGATGGCAAAACAGACGAGCTAAAAGCGGCAATCGCGAATAGCATCCCAATGGGTCGTTTTGGTCGTATCGAAGAAGTGGCACCAACATTTGCTTTCTTTGCTTCACATGCATGTTCAGGTTACATCACTGGTCAAGTGCTAGATGTGAACGGCGGTCAAATGGCGCCATAG
- a CDS encoding FadR/GntR family transcriptional regulator, which yields MSGEFLSISGSKRSLHVQVAREIARGILSGKLPQGSILPGEMSLCEQFGISRTALREAVKLLTSKGLLESRPKVGTRVINRAYWNFLDPQLIEWMDGLADTDQFCHQFLGLRRAIEPEACALAAQHATAEQRIELSETFQQMVEISEADEFDQEKWMKVDTRFHSLIFNATGNDFYLPFGNILTTMFVNFIAHSSEEGSTCIKEHRQIYDAIMAGNADKARQASANHLLDSKHRLA from the coding sequence ATGTCTGGCGAATTTCTTTCAATCTCTGGCTCAAAACGCAGCCTGCATGTTCAGGTAGCCCGAGAAATAGCGCGAGGTATCCTGTCAGGTAAGTTACCGCAAGGCTCGATCCTCCCGGGTGAGATGTCTTTATGTGAGCAGTTTGGTATTAGCCGAACAGCGCTTCGTGAAGCCGTTAAGCTGCTAACCTCTAAAGGTTTGCTCGAATCACGCCCTAAAGTTGGTACACGAGTGATTAACCGTGCTTACTGGAACTTCTTAGATCCGCAATTAATCGAATGGATGGACGGACTGGCTGATACTGACCAATTCTGTCATCAGTTCTTAGGTCTTCGTCGCGCGATTGAGCCTGAGGCTTGTGCACTAGCTGCACAGCATGCAACGGCCGAGCAACGCATTGAATTATCTGAAACCTTCCAACAAATGGTTGAGATATCAGAAGCCGATGAGTTTGATCAAGAAAAATGGATGAAAGTCGACACACGTTTCCATAGTTTAATTTTCAACGCAACAGGCAACGACTTTTATCTCCCTTTTGGCAATATTTTGACGACAATGTTCGTTAACTTTATCGCTCACTCTTCTGAAGAAGGCAGTACGTGTATTAAAGAGCACCGTCAAATCTATGATGCAATCATGGCGGGTAACGCTGATAAAGCGCGCCAAGCATCAGCGAATCACTTATTAGATTCTAAGCACCGCCTCGCATAG
- a CDS encoding heparinase II/III domain-containing protein, producing the protein MTTQPILLNTAEIALLRKEIGKPSLMGKSIEANRKELETFMRLPLDVPGHGEAGGYEHNRHKQNYTYMNLAGRLFLITQEEKYAQFVKDLLAIYAEKYLTFDFHVQKNTNPTGRLFHQILNEHCWLMFTSLAYSCVASTMTEEERTAVVERIFEPMLDMFTVKYAHDFDRIHNHGIWAVAAVGICGLAIGKPEYLEMSVYGQDRNDTGGFLAQISQLFAPSGYYMEGPYYHRYAIRPLCVFAEVVHRHMPEVDIYNYKDKVIGNTVQAMLATAYPNGQFPALNDASRTMSITDMGVQVAVSVYSKHYGLDDNILGMAKIQDAVWMHPCGLELSQAFDKATAEREIGMPFWPSVELNEGPDGNSGAQGFIRMQDKTGDVSQLVMNYGQHGMGHGNFDTLGITFFNRGQEVLREYGFCRWVNVEPKFGGRYLDENKSYARQTIAHNAVTIDEQCQNGFDVERADSVHGLPHFFKVEGTEINGMSAFANDHYPNTDMQRSVFMLSLDELEAPLLLDLYRIEGEGEHQYDYSHQYAGQIVRTNFDYQSEKELNTLGDNFGYQHIWKVASGKVEDTALVSWLQNNTYYTWLGTSNSAKQNGDNEVIFTRTGANDPSFNLRSEPAFILRSKGESTLFASVLETHGYFNEEFEQSVNARGKVKDIRVIGYNATGSVVEITTEKSRITVMISNVFDADDQTAHNVEINGKTYSWNGFYSLEITEAFEQEK; encoded by the coding sequence ATGACAACACAACCGATTTTGTTGAACACCGCAGAAATAGCGTTATTACGAAAGGAAATCGGCAAGCCGAGTTTGATGGGTAAGTCTATTGAAGCAAACCGCAAAGAACTAGAAACGTTTATGCGCTTGCCTCTGGATGTACCTGGTCACGGCGAAGCTGGCGGCTACGAGCACAATCGCCACAAGCAAAACTATACCTATATGAACTTAGCGGGTCGCTTGTTCTTGATTACTCAAGAAGAAAAATACGCGCAGTTTGTGAAAGATCTCCTCGCCATATACGCAGAGAAATATCTGACGTTTGATTTCCACGTTCAGAAAAATACCAACCCTACCGGTCGCCTTTTCCACCAAATCTTAAATGAGCATTGTTGGTTAATGTTCACTAGCCTTGCGTACTCTTGCGTGGCTTCAACAATGACTGAGGAAGAGCGCACAGCTGTTGTTGAACGCATCTTCGAACCAATGCTAGACATGTTCACAGTGAAATACGCGCACGATTTCGACCGCATTCACAACCATGGTATTTGGGCAGTTGCAGCAGTTGGTATCTGTGGCCTTGCAATCGGTAAACCTGAATATCTTGAGATGTCGGTTTACGGTCAAGATCGTAACGACACAGGCGGCTTCCTTGCGCAAATTTCTCAGCTATTTGCACCTTCTGGTTACTACATGGAAGGCCCTTACTATCATCGTTATGCTATCCGACCACTATGTGTATTTGCTGAAGTTGTCCATCGTCACATGCCTGAAGTGGATATCTACAACTACAAAGACAAGGTGATTGGCAACACGGTACAAGCAATGCTGGCAACGGCTTACCCGAATGGTCAGTTCCCTGCTCTAAATGATGCGTCTCGCACGATGAGCATCACCGACATGGGCGTACAAGTTGCAGTAAGCGTATACAGTAAACACTATGGCTTAGACGACAACATTTTGGGTATGGCGAAAATCCAAGATGCAGTTTGGATGCACCCATGTGGTCTAGAGCTATCTCAAGCGTTTGATAAAGCGACAGCAGAACGCGAAATCGGCATGCCTTTCTGGCCAAGCGTTGAGCTTAACGAAGGTCCTGACGGCAACAGCGGTGCACAAGGTTTTATCCGTATGCAGGATAAAACTGGCGACGTTTCTCAGCTAGTGATGAACTACGGTCAACACGGTATGGGTCACGGCAACTTCGACACACTAGGTATTACCTTCTTCAACCGCGGTCAAGAAGTTCTGCGCGAATACGGTTTCTGTCGTTGGGTAAACGTAGAACCTAAGTTCGGCGGTCGTTACCTAGACGAAAACAAATCTTACGCACGTCAAACTATTGCGCATAACGCGGTAACGATTGATGAACAGTGTCAGAACGGTTTCGATGTTGAGCGCGCAGATTCAGTGCACGGCCTGCCACACTTCTTTAAAGTCGAAGGTACTGAAATCAACGGTATGAGTGCGTTTGCAAACGACCACTACCCTAATACTGACATGCAGCGCAGCGTATTTATGCTAAGCCTTGATGAGTTAGAAGCGCCGCTACTGCTTGACCTATACCGCATCGAAGGTGAAGGTGAGCACCAGTACGACTACTCACATCAATACGCAGGGCAGATAGTACGCACCAACTTCGATTACCAAAGCGAAAAAGAACTGAATACACTTGGCGACAACTTCGGTTACCAACACATCTGGAAAGTAGCAAGCGGTAAAGTTGAAGATACAGCGTTAGTGAGCTGGCTTCAGAACAACACTTACTACACTTGGCTCGGTACAAGCAACAGCGCGAAGCAAAACGGTGACAACGAAGTTATCTTCACTCGCACTGGCGCTAACGATCCAAGTTTTAACCTACGCAGCGAGCCAGCGTTTATCCTACGCAGCAAAGGCGAATCTACCCTATTTGCTTCTGTACTTGAGACTCACGGTTACTTTAACGAAGAGTTCGAGCAATCAGTTAACGCTCGCGGTAAAGTAAAAGACATCCGTGTTATTGGTTACAACGCAACTGGCAGCGTAGTAGAAATCACAACTGAGAAGTCTCGCATTACTGTAATGATCAGCAACGTATTTGATGCTGACGACCAAACCGCACACAACGTCGAAATTAATGGCAAAACATACAGCTGGAATGGCTTCTACTCACTAGAGATTACTGAAGCGTTCGAGCAGGAGAAATAA
- a CDS encoding FadR/GntR family transcriptional regulator: MAEFSLVEESHRKLHVQVARQIARKILSGEIQPTEKLPSEMALCEAFGVSRTALRESTKLLSAKGLIESKPKVGTSIRPRNHWHFLDPQLLEWIQDLEDTEPFLAQFLGMRKAIEPEACALAAVNASVEQRKQLSVIFQKMTWAAHRFDYDEWSKNDHLFHQIIFLATGNQFYIPFSNILSTIFKLFIDHSAEGGRFCLAEHQAIYDAIMAGNSEKARSASHLLLNDENQRLAQVVNG, from the coding sequence ATGGCAGAGTTTTCACTCGTAGAGGAGTCTCATCGTAAGCTTCATGTTCAGGTTGCCAGGCAAATCGCCCGTAAAATTCTATCCGGAGAGATACAACCAACAGAGAAGCTACCCAGTGAGATGGCTTTGTGTGAAGCATTTGGGGTAAGTCGAACGGCGCTAAGAGAGTCGACGAAACTGCTTTCAGCTAAAGGATTGATTGAATCTAAGCCGAAAGTAGGGACCTCAATTCGCCCACGTAATCATTGGCACTTTCTTGACCCACAACTGTTAGAGTGGATTCAAGACCTCGAAGATACCGAACCGTTTTTGGCACAGTTTTTAGGGATGAGAAAGGCGATAGAGCCTGAAGCATGTGCATTAGCGGCAGTTAACGCAAGCGTGGAACAGCGCAAACAGTTGTCGGTCATTTTCCAAAAAATGACGTGGGCGGCACATCGGTTTGATTATGACGAATGGAGTAAGAATGACCATCTGTTTCATCAAATCATTTTCTTAGCAACGGGCAACCAATTTTATATTCCGTTTAGCAATATTCTCTCAACTATTTTCAAACTTTTTATTGATCATTCCGCTGAAGGTGGTCGTTTCTGCTTAGCGGAACACCAAGCAATCTATGATGCCATCATGGCGGGCAACAGTGAAAAAGCTCGCTCAGCCTCTCATCTGTTGTTGAATGATGAAAACCAGAGACTTGCTCAAGTTGTAAACGGTTGA
- a CDS encoding tripartite tricarboxylate transporter TctB family protein, producing MLNRHLVFPSLMIVISTCVLYIIQHFDQPHFQDASVNAQFFPTVIAIAQIAICIALIAQHKLKKTNTSLVTPLFTKMSLFGIAFLVVYAVAINIFGYLLASLVAFIAYLAIFKVKKPLYYVVACTFVVSVFYLFSEVFYIALPQGIFY from the coding sequence ATGCTAAACAGACACCTTGTTTTTCCTAGTTTAATGATCGTTATTAGTACCTGTGTACTCTATATCATTCAACATTTCGACCAACCCCACTTCCAAGATGCCAGTGTCAATGCACAATTCTTTCCAACCGTTATTGCGATTGCTCAAATTGCTATTTGTATTGCTCTGATTGCTCAACACAAGCTGAAGAAAACCAATACCTCTCTCGTCACGCCACTGTTCACAAAAATGTCGCTCTTTGGCATTGCGTTTTTAGTGGTCTATGCCGTGGCAATTAATATCTTCGGTTACTTACTCGCCAGCTTAGTGGCATTCATTGCCTACTTGGCGATCTTCAAAGTAAAAAAGCCTCTCTACTATGTCGTTGCCTGTACGTTTGTCGTCAGCGTTTTCTACCTATTTAGTGAAGTATTTTATATCGCATTGCCTCAAGGCATTTTTTATTGA
- a CDS encoding tripartite tricarboxylate transporter permease has product MLEHLINGLATAFSPDILPILIFGVVGGTVLGALPGLTATMGVAILLPFTFGMNSTAALVMLIGVYIGGIYGGSIAAILLKTPGTPASAATVLDGHTLAAKGQAARALSISAVASFVGGLLSTIVLIAISPLLANFALRFNAPEYFALALFGLTIIASVSSQNILKGLLAGTIGLLVSTIGLDPISSVPRFTFGILDLYSGINVIPVLIGLFALSEAINQIEKVLKEKQATVAKFDHKLLSKQDLKTILPTSVKSGLIGTAIGSVPGAGADISAFVCYNEAKRSAKDPEEFGKGSLHGLAAAESGNNGVTGGSLVPLLTLGVPGDAVAAVLLGALIVQGLTPGPLLFTQSPEVVYGVFSSMLVANVVMLLVGLLGIRFFCRIIEVPKILMIPIIIFLSVVGAYAINNSMFDVGIAIGFGFLGFVLGKLEIPSSPILLAIILGPMAETNLRKALLMYDNSWSFLYERPIALGFVLLAIFSVYSTLKMKKKAKLSEAQSATDTP; this is encoded by the coding sequence ATGTTGGAACATCTAATTAACGGACTGGCCACCGCATTCAGCCCAGATATTTTGCCAATCTTAATCTTCGGCGTTGTTGGCGGTACCGTACTCGGTGCATTACCCGGCCTAACGGCGACGATGGGTGTCGCGATATTATTACCATTCACTTTCGGCATGAACTCAACAGCTGCACTCGTGATGTTAATTGGCGTCTATATCGGCGGCATCTATGGTGGCTCGATTGCCGCTATTCTATTAAAAACACCCGGAACACCAGCGTCAGCCGCAACAGTGCTAGACGGTCATACGCTTGCCGCCAAAGGGCAAGCTGCTCGAGCACTAAGCATCTCGGCGGTCGCTTCTTTTGTTGGTGGTCTACTCAGTACTATTGTTTTAATCGCTATTTCGCCATTACTGGCTAACTTTGCTCTGCGATTTAATGCTCCAGAATATTTCGCCCTCGCACTGTTTGGTCTCACTATTATTGCCAGCGTATCGTCACAAAATATTCTCAAAGGGTTGCTCGCTGGTACCATTGGATTGCTCGTCTCAACCATTGGCCTTGATCCCATTAGCAGCGTCCCTAGATTTACCTTTGGCATCTTAGACTTGTACAGCGGAATCAACGTTATTCCGGTTTTGATCGGTCTATTTGCGTTGTCTGAAGCAATCAACCAAATTGAAAAAGTTCTCAAAGAAAAACAAGCCACTGTTGCCAAGTTTGACCATAAGCTGTTGAGCAAACAGGATCTTAAAACCATTTTACCTACCTCGGTAAAAAGTGGCTTAATTGGTACGGCTATCGGCTCCGTTCCCGGCGCAGGTGCCGATATATCAGCGTTCGTTTGCTATAACGAGGCAAAACGCTCAGCAAAAGATCCCGAAGAGTTTGGTAAAGGCTCACTGCATGGTTTGGCAGCAGCCGAATCTGGGAACAACGGCGTAACGGGTGGCTCTCTTGTCCCACTATTAACCCTAGGCGTACCTGGTGATGCGGTCGCCGCAGTGTTGTTAGGTGCACTCATTGTTCAAGGGCTCACTCCTGGTCCCCTGCTGTTCACTCAGAGCCCGGAAGTCGTTTACGGCGTGTTTAGCTCAATGTTAGTTGCCAATGTCGTCATGCTGTTGGTTGGCTTACTTGGCATTCGTTTTTTCTGTCGGATTATCGAAGTACCAAAGATCCTTATGATTCCAATCATCATCTTTTTGTCTGTGGTAGGAGCTTATGCTATCAACAACTCGATGTTTGATGTCGGTATTGCTATTGGATTTGGTTTCTTAGGATTCGTACTCGGTAAACTTGAGATACCGTCATCACCGATCCTCCTTGCAATCATCTTAGGCCCAATGGCAGAAACTAACTTACGCAAAGCCTTGCTTATGTATGACAACTCATGGTCATTCCTATATGAACGGCCAATTGCGTTAGGCTTTGTATTGCTTGCGATTTTCTCAGTGTACTCAACGCTAAAAATGAAGAAGAAAGCCAAACTGAGCGAAGCACAAAGCGCCACTGATACCCCATAG